Proteins co-encoded in one Colletes latitarsis isolate SP2378_abdomen chromosome 13, iyColLati1, whole genome shotgun sequence genomic window:
- the Cpr14 gene encoding cuticular protein 14 produces the protein MFTIKVLVAVVLCTTGTLGAPQRPSGGADKDAVITSQQLEVNFDGNYVNNFETSNGISHQESGQPKQVDNETPVVSQGSDSYTAPDGQQVSITYIADENGFQVQGSHIPTAPPIPPEIQRALEWNAAHPEEDDGGQPRPPGRG, from the exons ATGTTCACTATCAAG GTGTTGGTGGCGGTCGTACTTTGTACGACAGGGACATTAGGGGCACCTCAACGACCCAGTGGCGGGGCTGACAAAGATGCGGTGATCACATCTCAGCAGCTCGAAGTGAACTTCGATGGCAATTACGTCAATAA CTTTGAGACGAGCAACGGGATCAGCCACCAAGAATCAGGCCAGCCTAAGCAAGTGGACAATGAGACCCCGGTGGTCTCGCAGGGTTCGGATTCTTACACGGCGCCGGATGGCCAGCAAGTCAGCATCACGTACATAGCTGACGAGAATGGCTTCCAAGTGCAAGGGTCTCACATCCCCACGGCGCCACCGATACCACCAGAGATCCAAAGGGCGCTCGAGTGGAACGCGGCTCATCCCGAGGAGGACGACGGCGGTCAACCACGACCACCTGGCCGAG GTTAA
- the LOC143349334 gene encoding endocuticle structural glycoprotein SgAbd-2 — MFTITVFLLNVMGMALAADNQIPIVSQSQDISPDGSFSAKWETGNGISYQEEGFLKNPGQKDTEAEEVRGSASWTAPDGTKINLGWLANENGANFQGAHLPTPPPTQPVPVLIQRALDWIAAHPYKEEKNRL; from the coding sequence ATGTTTACCATCACGGTTTTCCTTTTAAACGTGATGGGTATGGCGCTAGCTGCGGACAACCAGATCCCCATCGTCAGTCAAAGCCAGGACATCAGTCCAGACGGTAGCTTTTCCGCAAAATGGGAGACTGGTAACGGAATTAGCTATCAAGAGGAGGGATTTCTCAAGAATCCTGGCCAAAAGGACACAGAGGCCGAAGAGGTCCGTGGTTCGGCGTCGTGGACGGCTCCAGACGGTACCAAAATCAACCTCGGCTGGCTGGCCAATGAAAATGGCGCCAATTTTCAAGGAGCTCATCTACCGACACCGCCGCCCACGCAACCGGTGCCAGTTCTCATTCAGCGTGCTCTCGACTGGATAGCCGCTCATCCCTACAAAGAAGAGAAGAATAGATTGTAA